A region of the Echeneis naucrates chromosome 15, fEcheNa1.1, whole genome shotgun sequence genome:
TTCTCTCTGAGCTTTTTCCATCCCGTCGTCGTTTGAGATCAAGCGAGATCTGGTGATGGAGGATGAATCCCCGTTGATAAACCACAACATGTTTGATGTCTCGCTGAAGGTTTCGGTGTGAAGAGGTCGGGCTCTGATTCTGTTTTATGGATGTACGGATCTGTGAGTCCAGACTGAAAGACTTCAATGGACGTCAGCAGAAATTCAGTCAAAATCTACAGATGTGAAGTCGGGTCTTCGTTAATGAAGCGTCTCAAATGAgctacagaaaacacagttaaCACCAACGTTCTTTCCCGAGACCAGATTAACCACTTAGATTAACGCTTTACATGAACCTGCCTGTTAGAAAACGTCTGCTCAATCTGACTTTTTTCAGAGAATGAATCCACACTGGTGTTCATTATCAGTTTTTATATTTCCTTCTGTTTAAAAAAGGGCAGGTGACcaaaaatatcatttttatttgagtgTTCGGAGTTCTTTATTTCAGTGATGTGTTCGTGTGACGCTGTACTTTCCGGCACTGGAGGCGGCTCGTGAGTGAATGCAGAGGCTGGTTTTTCACTGAGTCCTCTCTCAGACATGATCCAACTCCAGCAGACGTCTGGTCGCCGCTGCCCATCTGATCCCCTTCGTTCTGTCACTGTGTAGACTTGACTGGAGTGCGAGCACTTTATGGGAGCGTTAAAAAGTTCATGGTTTATTGTCCGTGTTCTCATCTACATGTGTCCACTGCGATGTGACCTCCAGCACCGTCACCTTTGCCTCTGTGCTTTTGTGCCACCTTCTTGCTTCCCCTTCTCCATCTTTGCCTGCACCAACGCTTTCATCTCAGCTGTCATCTTTGGCACGTGGTTTGACAATCcttgtaaatatttattattttttccgCTTGATGGATACGGAGTCACCGATGTCACTGCTGCTTCAAAGGACGGATTGAGATTTCACGCTGAGTagaggaaagagggaaggagcACTTGAGAGGAGGAGATGCTGATCAACTAAGACCTTTACACACAACCCTGAATCTCAACTACTGCCCACCCCGACACTGTCCGCCCTGGTCGGTGTCTGTGCTGATCAGTGGTGACACACGCCTCCCTGcaaactgcagcagaagagCGAGTCTTTTTCCTGCAGGAGATGAGTTCAGCAGCTGGGGTTCCCTCTGCTGATGATGCATTTGAGAATGCATTGATTCAGTCCTGCAGGACATTTCCTTAatgttgttcattcatttatttacatttcatcatgTTTCCCAAGCCGCCGAGGACGCCCTCGGCAGGTTCGTGCACAGACAGAGCTCAGGTGGTGCTCGAGCATCTTTTGGCCTCCAGCTATATCagtgtcttctttttttaatctgacctCTTTCTGAAATCTGTTCAATATTAAACATCTGTTTAATACTGCAAGTGTACGACTATCAAAGTGAAGAAATATGTAAGTAACTTCATGTAATAACTATGAgaggaatgtttttgttttttttctgctttagtaCCTGCCCTCACAAAGACTTCTGACAGGAGCATCTTTTTCATCCATCCACAAGTCCAGAAACCAGAAACAGACTCCATTCTTCAAGCTTTGGTGAGAAATTCAATCCATCAATTCATTTCCACCATCATCCAGTTTTAAGACATTAAAACGTTTGTTTGACCAGAAGAAAAAGAGTTCagtgattaaattaaatcattattaGTGTTTCTTTGGAACTGGAACTCTTTGAAATGATGgccttggtttaaaaaaaaaaaaaagattaatattttttttttttttttttttacacgatGGAAAAAGGCAACAGATTTGAAAAGCTGCACCGTTTTCCCTTTTACATACACATGGACACAGATGAGGTCGTCACGTCGACCGTGACAATCTGGATTCGTGTCAGCTGTACACTGCAGAGTTGGGGGGGTTAGAAATATGGCACATGAATGAAATGAGAAGGTTGACAGGCTGCGAACCCTAACCCACCAACAATTTGGTGTTGCCTTGTTCTGCGGTCTGCAGGGTCACTTAATCCACTTCGTGGTGTAAAACCTGCACGTGAACAATCATCCATCGTCACAAGTAGGTTGCAAATATCGATCGCTTCCATGTGGGCGCAGGACAGGACCTTGAAAACATCGATatgggaggagaagaaaattattttattttcttgcagcAGAGACAGTTGAACCTTTATgactttgttggtttttttttttttttttttttgactcatgTCGTTCCCGTCCTCCTTCTTTGTTTACGATTTATCCGTGTTTTCCAATCTGGCGATGCTTTGTGTGAAGAATGTTTGTTGTACAGTTAAACTCAGTGGAGTGTAAACAGAACAATCCATatcataaatcaaataaatcattctgTGGATGTGACgacctctcctccacctcacctGTTTTTTCTGAGGAGTGCTGGGGGACTTTACTGGGCCTGAAATCAGGAGGCGTTGGTGAGAAACGTGGACTTGTGTGCTCAGATTTATGGCAGATTAAGAGCTTCAGCGTCGAGCCAGACTTACTTGGTCGTATCAGAGTGTTGTGTTTAGTCTGTCAGTACGTAGATGGTTTTCTTAGATGACAGCTGGCCTTTGACTTTGACTGAACACATTGCACTTTATTGGCTGTTGCATAGATTGAAAATTCTACTTTGTATTTTCAAAGAATTTGGATATAAAGCTTTGCTttgacagtgacagaaacagactGGGCTCGGATCAGACGCGGACCCTGACCCTCACGGTGGAGAGGCGAATCTTACACACTCAGCATAAAAGATTTACACCATTTTCCTGTCCACATTAGTATAATATTAAAATGAGTGAGATGCTTTCCCTCCTACAGTCAGCAGAACTGTATCCATCCCCGACGTAATGAGGCTGATCACGAAGAAACGTGTGGCCCGATCACACAGCGTCCTCCGCATGTCGGCTTCTTCCTCAGTCCATTCATCAAACCTGCCCAAACGACTCAGAGCCGAGGACCAACACAGTTAATGAAACTCGTGCAAGTGGATAATGAGGCCATTTATTAATTTCCAGAAAGATTGAATGAACAACAAATGTGAGAACAGTCCAGCTTAAAGCTCAAAAAACACTGTCAAAGAATCTTATCACAAAAAAATTCTATCTTCCACGCTCAGCCCATAAATAGCACTACAAGTAGTAATTAAACATGCAGCCCGTCTTTGTTCCACTTCCGTTAACTGTAGTCCCCTTTTCTAGATTGTGATTTTGTGAAAACATCTTTACACAGTAATCAATTGTGTGCCAGCTTTTTCTAGTTTTATTCACATTGACAACCTCCTCTGATACGTCTGCATAAAGTCAATGTGAACAATGTGAACCTCAAACTTTCTGATATTGGTGGAGTCTTTATTCAATTTTAGTCTacacagcctttttttttttttttccggtcaaatgcaccaaaaaaaaaaaaaaaaaaaaaaaaaaaaaagcagttaaaacatttaataggcattttattttacaacctgtaaatcaaaataaagacagaaaaaaaaaacatgcctaCGATAGAACAGACAGTTGGAGCAGCTTCGGTATTCAGAGGAGGTGAACAGAAATGGGAGCTTTAACCCGTCTATACACAAGGAAGGGTTCCCTCCCCTGATCAGCATGCAGTGGCAGTTTCGTTCCATTTACATCCTGTATAACTTTCTGAGCCGCCAGATCACCTTCTAGGAAACTTGGGACCCAAAGATAACAGTCAGCGATGAGCAGTTAGTCTTTCCTGGAtaaattcaacacaaacaaaccaggCGCATGAACAACAATACTAGCAGGCAGGGACGCAGACGAAGGTTTACAGTTTGGCAAAACGCACAAAGACAATCTGACAACAGGGAGCTGGACTCATACAGGAAGGACGACGAGGTGAATGTGGAAACTTGGCTGGTTCTGACATGACATGAGCTGGTGGTGGATGTTTGTAGGTGGCACGGAGGCTGCACACAGGTGAGATGAACGCGTCACTGCAGACTTGATGTTAATGAACAGACATTAGCACCGTAGCTGTAGATTTTCAGCAAGACGTGGACTCGACGACCAGCcgtgataaaacaaaacatctcgGTGTGATATCTCCTCTCAGTGTCTTGGTGATGTCAGCTGCACAGACAGCAGCCTTTAAGCGTGGGCCATAATCTAATAACAGCTCACGTGGCAcattcactttgttttctttcagccagTGATTTGAGGATGAAGCTCACTGGGAGCTCTGAAACCACAGGAGTCCTCGTCTGCACACATGTCCACACATTAATGAGCATTTTCACTGGAGCTTGCTCTGGAAAATGTGCAGACACCATCGTATGACGCAGTTACAGCCAGTTTATACTCCCATATAAAGAAAGCCAAGATCACCTGTTTGGAGTCAAACTGAataatgcacatttaaaaaaaaaaaaaaagcaaaataaatgcTGGAAAACATGATTGAGATAGAAGCCAACTCTGGTCTCATCAAGGCATCACAGTTAATTTGGCACAGACGTTTAAAGATGCTGAACATTACCTCTACCAGACTGGAACACACAATCAGCACATcgcaaacacttttttttaaacatggttAAATACTGTGCAGCATAGAGAGTACAACAGCGTTCCGACAAATATCCAGTAACGGAGAACAAACATGCAGCACAAAGTTAAATAGAAGACACTCACTGCTACTTTCTACTGCAGCTAACACTGACATGTCCCACTGTGTGACGCTTTCTACCTTTAATATTGCTGTTGATCTGTGCTAACGGCGGTGATCTCAGGCCGCTCGCTGCTCTTGTGGCTTCGCTTTTTGCCGAGCTGAGCCGCCGTTTTGTGAGGATGTTTAAGTGCATTGTAGCGTCTTCACAGTGACCACGGAGAGCTCATACAGGCAGTGAACGCAGCTTTACCATCTTCAGACCTGGTTGTGAGGTttgtggcggggggggggtgtgatGTCATACAAAGGAGCAAGACAGAGCATTTAGCCAGTTAATGGGCCCCATGAATGATGTAAAACAGTAAAGTTTGTGTGACACCAATCATTGTGATGGCCTAattcctgtttgtgtgcgtgcggaTGTGCTTCTTGTAGTCGAGTGCAGTGTTGTTTGATCCCCGGCTGGCGCTTCATAAATATGCTGTCCTACATCTGCAACAGAGGCAACAGGGGGCCGGCGTCTCAAAGTCCGATTGACCTTCTTCATTAAAGATGAAAGCTTCGGCTCAAACTAGTCTACGTGGGATAAACTAAAGTAAAAGCATCCAAATTCAGAAGACCGCTCCGTCCTCTTGACGCCTGGAGATGAATGAAGATGCGCGGCTGAAGTACTGAAACGGCATAGAAAAACAACGCTTTCTGCAGACGCCGTCACAGGAGACCACAAGGACGAGATAAAAAGGCTGGATGCATCGTGCTATTTGAAAAACATTGGCTGGGCCTACTGTATACTAACTGCTGTCCAATCAAAGTCAAATCATGTGCTGTCAAATGTGACGGGCGAGCAGGTGTGTAATGATGGGCAGGAATATTCAGGACGTTTTCTCATACGAAGACAGACGAGTGTCCAACAAGTAAATAATACAACGTACCTCCACCGTAAATCTCTTAGCGTGTCTGTTGGCACAATTCTTGTTGCTGctattgtgctttttttttctcctcctcttccttcaaTTATTGAACAAAGTACTGAAACATGCTAGAGCACAAAAACTTAAGTTTTGTCTCTATGCTTCCTACGTTTCcaagtgaaatataaaaagaaaaaagaagcatcaAAAGTTGACTCGCTGTACCTTGAATCTCCCCCAAACCAACTAAGTGCCATAAATTGGCataaactgttaaaaacaaaaaaaactcactgGCTCTAGATCACAGGAGGTTATGGTGGACTGTCAGAGGACATCTGGGCGGGGTGTCCTGTTACATCGGGCACACTTTGTTCTCCGGGATGGGAAGCTGAGCGAACGAGCCGCAGTCGGTGGGAGAGTCGTCGGATCTGGGCGACACGGTGCCGCCCACGGAGATGCGAGCTGCGATGGCTGACATCTCTCCGGTCTGACTCTCCACGGTGATCCCGGGCCGCTCTGAGGTCTGGTTCCGGTGGCTGTCCGGTATGGTCCCCATGCCGGTAAAGAGCTGGATTAGGCACTTCCTGAactggacagagagaaaaaaaataaataaataaaaatcatcgAACAGCAGTTAGTTAGACTGAAGTGATCTGGAATTACAAAGTTTAAGGATCATGTTAGAGGTGATAAGAAACTCTGTTGTTGTCCTCTTTGTCctctcagacacacaatgaTGCCAGTTGGTCTAAGAAGGAGGTCAGCCCACATTTACAGCAGACGCAGCACATCTGTGTTTAAAAACTGTTCAATCTGTTGTAAAGAGGCACAAAAAGCGATGAAATCAATTTCAAttagcacattttttttccaacatgttttctttctagTTGCTGGCCATGCCTTCTCTATTGATCAGTCAGTGAGGAGGAGAGCGATGCCGTCAGCTTCAGCGCATTTCAAATCAGATATCTTCTAGCATCCTTTCACTTTGGACATTTTGTCCTGAGATGTCGGGGGGCAGAGGTCTCCCTTACAGACTGCTGCCACAAGAAGCTGTGGTCATAAATCATGGAAATCCTGGAGCTTGTTATGCAACGCAGTTAGAGAGCGGGGGGGCGTTCGTTAGTCGTCCTTACTCACGTCCACTCGATGCCTTCGAGGACACACCGATAGCTCCCTGCTACTTTCTGAAAATACATCACTTTAATGCTCTGTTCATGGAAACTGACCCCGACAGGTTTAATATTCACCTGACAAAGTAAAGCACAGAAATGTGCAGATGTTGAGGAAGACATGTTAACATGAAAATGCTGTTAGGAGAATCTGCAGCGAGGAGTAAAGGAAGCCGATGTGATAACGCACCGCGCTCATGTTACAGCAGCAAAGCAGTGACGCACAAACCAGCCACACAAAGATCAGCATGTGGCAACACTTTCTCTGCCATTTCCAAAGAGCAGCGGCCTGCAGAGAAACTCCTCCTGTCGCCTAACTGACCGATGGTGTAACTCCAGTGACTCACTTCAAGCTGTCAAAACTGCAGCGCCGAGAGTCTCCTCACACAAACAGAACCTCAGAGCTAATGTGTGAGCGTCtcatttacagacacacaatgtgaaATCAACCGAAACAAAACCAATAGAAGACTCCAGCACCGAGACTCAGTCATGTGAACTGACAGTAGTAATTTAGGACGAGACCTTTGCTCGTTAccacaaacagaataaaatgaaatacaactacagatcacagaaaaacagaacagagatgCTCTATATCTGTATAAAGTGATTCATTATTGAAAGACGTTCACATCCAACAACGACAGAAGCTTTCATCTGCTGCAGACACGTTTCAGCGCGTGAAGccgactgaaatgaaaacagttacCTGTTTGTTCATGAAGACGTAGATGATGGGGTTGTAGACAGCAGCTGTCTTGGAAAAGAAGGCGGGGATGGACGCCAGCCTGGGGTCCAGCTCAATGGTTGGATGAGCCGTGACCAGAATGGAGAAGGCTGCGTACGGCGTCCAGCCCACCATGAACGCCACGATCATGACCACGACCATACGAGTCACCTGCCGCTCGGGCTTCTTGGCGCTGGCCAGACGACCATGAGACACCTGGGACAAGGAGAGCAATCACACAGgtgggaaacaggaagtgacgacacaaaactaaacaaacagcagaggcagGAACGTTTTCCGTTCGTGTTGTGTGAGAACTGACCTTCCTGAGCTTCCGTAGGAGCTTCCCATAGCAGAAGAATATCACTCCAAGAGGGAAAATGAAACAGGTGGCGAAGAAGGTGATGATGTAGCTGTGATCCCTGATGTTGGTTGAATACCTgccaacaaaagaaacacagcatGAACTTTCATACTGCAGCTTTTTCAGGATTCGCTGCTTGTTGGAGAACACTTGAGTGTCTACTTCAGAACAAAATGGCCAAAGAGTCAATGATTTTTTGGCAACGAGCTGCAGAGAATCATGACAGTTTCAGCAGATTAGtttaattatgaaaaaaaaaaaaaaaaaaaaaaaattcaatatagGTGTGCTCCTTTCACGGAAGGCCTGAATCTCAGGCAGTGTCACATCAGAGAGTGGACACACATCATTTTTCTATATGACACAACCACCACCAGATGGAAACAAAAGTGAGACacaacaaacccaaaaaaaaaaaaaaaaagtcaactcaTCATCTGACGCTAAACGTTTGCTTGATAAAAATCAAAAGTACTGAAAAGTCCCAGGAAACACAATAACGGGTAAGAAGTCAGTGACAGCAACATAAAGTCAACAACCAGCAGTGAGAGCGAAATTCACTGAAATATTTCCGTTCTTTGGACTAAATTCAATTGCcactcttctctcttctcttctgccACTCTTCTGTTGGTTTAGTGTCTCATCAGTTAACAGAGCAGCAACAGGCCTGCTGAGGAACGATGATGAGAGTTTCGGGTTCAGAGATCtgaacagaattttttttttaatgaatggcATTCACAGTCGTCAGCAGCTCGCCGACGGCACACTGTATCCAAAACTCATCTCCAAGGACACAACCACCTGCTGTCCCTCCGGTTCTGCTTCTTAACATTCAGCAGCCATCCGGACGTACCGGCCGACGAGGCGTTTAAAATGCATCACGCAGCAACCTTCTGGCCCTGCCACACCTGTGCCGTACTGCTCCTGCTGCTAACCAAATGGTTTGTGACAGAGCTCGTGCTGCATGCGGCCAGAGGTGGACCGGGTCATCTATGAGAGCATCTCCATAAGGTGAACCCTTAATTGCATTGTCTGAACCATTTGTTCCCCCCGCGCCGAGCAACGGCTCCCTCTCAGTCCTGGAGGCAAATACTCAGCCCCATATCTGCACGCTTTCTGATCAAAGCAGCTAAATAGCATTACCCAGATGGCACCCTGGGGCCCACGGTTAGCGCCGACTTTTTCCCATGAGTCTGAGCTAATACAGCTGGAGAAGCATCGAGGATCTGAGCCAGACGGCCGAGCGGAGAACCTCTTGGCTCTTTGTCTGCTTTCTGCTCactaagaaaaaacaaaaagatgataTTTCTGGGTTGAATTTTAGGTTGGACCATCAGAGTTACACTTTCGATTAATGCAGTCAATATTTGTGGATTAGCATTGACTTAAAGAGCGATCCAAAGGGGTCGATCACAGAAAATAATCAGACTGTTTTGGTTCAATGACGCTGCTCTCATTaacctccctgctgctgctgtcaggaaACCGACAAAACAGACAAGTTGTGTCCCAGTTCAGGAGCCGCATCCTTCAGGGGGACGTGATCTACGAAGGTGAATCTGAAATTAGTAATAATcactctcttctttttttttttaaatacagaaaaacttGGCTTGAAAAGTTTTGCAATGAACTGTCGAACTGATGTGAAACCAAATGCTGACATTCAAAAAGGGTCACTCCTCATTTTCACTACCAGCACACAACAAATCTGAAGGAAGGCTCTACGTTCGATTCCCAGGAAGACCATAAACTGCTGCAGACTGAGACGGAGCTTCAGTGAGGGACGGGCCAAGTGGTCAGAAAATCCACCAGGACAGATTTAAAGTCTTTATGAGTCTTAAAAATTATAACtaaagtaaatatatttatatatatatatatataaaaatataatttttttttacccagcaTCTACAGGacagctgcagcttttatttaactgtttttttccattttatattattatcacCTTATTCAGCTATTTGGCACTCACATTGCTTTTTCATGCACTTTTCTGCTGAGATAATTCACCCACTTAAAGCAGCATTTCTGAAAACGTCGATGTATCTGTGTGTTATGTAAGATAAAGGCTACCTCCATTCTGCAGCATTAAAAAGGGTCACGATCCCCAAACGGCCAGTTTTCTCACCCGCTGCTGAATTCAGTTGGTTTAGTTCCAGCATTTTGAGATATTACGCTCTGAAACTTGGCAGAAAACATGGAGACAAAGATCATTTTATCAGCGCTGAAATACGTTTTCAAAGCAATTTGTCTTTCTAGGAATAACAATCCAGTTCctgaaggataaaaaaaaaaaaaaaaaaaaaaaaaaaaaaaaaaaaaaaaaaaggatgtttgtGACTTCTTGTGACCCCTGAAGATAAATTTTGCTTTTTCACTGAACGCTCAGATCTTTGTGGATTGAAGAGATAACGGAgtgctcatttattttcttaccaGTCCGGCTCACAGGTGGTTCCAATCTTGCTCACGGTGTATCTGTTCCAGCCCAGCACCGGAGGGAAGGTCCAGATGAAGGAGAAGGTCCAGACGAACAGCAGACCCAGGACCGCGTGCTTTGCCTGCAGTCGGATGTTCCCCAGAGGCCGGCAGATCACGAAAAAGCGCTCGAAGGACAGGACGGCCAGCGACCAGAGGGCCACGATGCctgcagcaaacagcagcaggtcagtgagcatgtggatggaaacacacacCACCGAGTCCCGCTTTTCTCATACTGTAACAAACCTGAAAAATTATTATCTCAGGAATCAGTTCACTGCATTCATCTGCGTGGAATCTGATTGGTTCACACTTTTTTGTGTACTGCTGCTCAACACGTCCCCCAAAGCTCAGTGTCCTGTTCTGGACAAAAGATAGATTCATGACTGGAGGTGAATGCATTACGGGGTGAGAGCTggaaaacacgcacacacaaatctaaacaaaagcaaataaactgCAACTGAAATGAACAGCGATACGTAAATACTGCAGTTTACTGCTGGGACTGAAACGGAGCATCGAACAGCAACCCACTTCAGTTTTGATGGATCGGTCTGGATCACGTAGAAGACAAActaaacagaaaatgagaaaatgtgctCGCTGAGCAGAATTAGAAGTGGACCATCCATCGTgctcacagactcacaaaacATGCAGGTgataacacaacacagatgTCAATCACTGAAATGAGCCTCGATTCACCAGAAACTCCTCATCTTGATGAAATCTTGTATTTTTCGTTTTGCAGGCGCCCTGaactacatttttaataaatcaacATACTCAGTACACCAGGAGCCACAACCATGCATGTTTCCACCTGTTAAAACGCTGCGTGGCTTCAGTTCGACTCACAACAGCAACTGAAAACGACTTAATAATATCTAACGGTGCCATTGTTGTGGAAAATAAAGCGTCCTGTCGCTGATTGTTTCATTTCCTAACTGAATAAAGAGCCCGTTTCCTGAAGTCAGTCAGCGTTCTCCTTCCTGCTGGTGAACACGGCTTTATTCCTGATCCCACACACAGCAAATACATTACAGGTGAAGTCCTTAAAAATCAGACACAGGAAGTCTTTACTGACTTTTTCCAACTTAGTTTGATCCTGAAAAGCTTTGACTTACCGCAGACACTGAACTGGTTTATAGGAAATGACCTATAATAATGAAAGAGTGTCTTATACAAGCTGGATTAAATCGATCAAATCCACCCTCGATCTGATAAAACAAGAagtttcaacacaaaaaaaaaaaccccactccTTTTATTAATATTGTTCTTCCTGCTTTCCTGTATGAGCAGGATCCACTTTGGGAGGCTGGTTTTAttagatattttattcatataaatGAGCATCATTTTCAGTGTCCCTCCCTGCCAGATGCTGTAATTTGTGAGCAGATGTTGACAGCAGGAGCTGATGACTGAGGATGTGCCATGTGGAGATGCTCTTCATCTCACATCTTCAgcaatttctttatttttaaaggaaacgaaaaagcacaaaactttcactgcagctgtgaaagtacaaaccaagaaaaaaaaaaaaactgaaggcTGTGTGGggtgtttaaatgtgtaaacCTACCGAAAAACGTCACAGCAAAACCTTCCAGGACGCATGCCCACTTCCCCAGGAAGAAATATCCCCGAGCGTTCGTCAGGAAACTTATGAGTCCGCCGGTGAGAGACACCAGAAAGTCAGCGATGGCCAAATTCACTATGATGTAGTTCAGGGGCTGTCTGAGCTGCTTGAACTTGAAGGTGACAAACATCACCAGGAAGTTCTCGCTGAGAGAAAGCGACGTGACCACAAACATGAGCACGGCCAAGATGGTG
Encoded here:
- the valopa gene encoding vertebrate ancient long opsin a, whose translation is MDTLSLSVNAVSYTVAAELPPTEDPFNGPIKNIEPWNFTILAVLMFVVTSLSLSENFLVMFVTFKFKQLRQPLNYIIVNLAIADFLVSLTGGLISFLTNARGYFFLGKWACVLEGFAVTFFGIVALWSLAVLSFERFFVICRPLGNIRLQAKHAVLGLLFVWTFSFIWTFPPVLGWNRYTVSKIGTTCEPDWYSTNIRDHSYIITFFATCFIFPLGVIFFCYGKLLRKLRKVSHGRLASAKKPERQVTRMVVVMIVAFMVGWTPYAAFSILVTAHPTIELDPRLASIPAFFSKTAAVYNPIIYVFMNKQFRKCLIQLFTGMGTIPDSHRNQTSERPGITVESQTGEMSAIAARISVGGTVSPRSDDSPTDCGSFAQLPIPENKVCPM